A genomic window from Stigmatopora argus isolate UIUO_Sarg chromosome 13, RoL_Sarg_1.0, whole genome shotgun sequence includes:
- the klhl41a gene encoding kelch-like protein 41a encodes MDPRGLKEDLRLFQSTLLQDGLKELLNENKLVDCVLKVRDRSIPCHRLILAACSPYFRELYFSEDGREVDKKEVVLEDLDPAVMEGIVSYMYSAEIDINDDNVQDILTVASRFQIPSVFTVCVNFLQQKLTMKNCLAIYRLGLMINCPRLAIAARDYIADRFVDVAKDEDFLELAPHELFALIGADALNVEKEEVVFETLMRWIRKDKENRIKSLPEAFDCIRFRLLPDKYFKEKVEKDELIKSDPALAQKMKEIREAFAGKLPEKKKSDGEGEEAKLPGYLNDTRRYGMFAKDLVLMINDTAAVAYDGQENECFLAAMTEQIPRNHVSLVSKKNNLYVLGGLFVDDDNKENPLQCYFYQMDNISGGWIALPPMPSPRCLFAMGEFEKLIFAVAGKDLQSNESLDTVMCYDTEKMKWAETKKFPLRIHGHAVLSENGLIYCIGGKTDDNKPCNKMFAYNHKRSEWKEVAAMKTPRAMFGAVVHKGKIIVAGGVNEEGLTAACEAYDFATNKWSPFPEFPQERSSVNLVSCGGLLYAIGGFAMVQNDNKECEPVEALDIWQYEEDKKEWTGMIREMRYAAGASCAAMRLNAARMAKL; translated from the exons ATGGACCCACGTGGTTTGAAGGAAGATCTTCGGCTCTTTCAGAGCACTCTGCTTCAGGACGGACTCAAAGAACTcctgaatgaaaataagttggtGGACTGCGTCCTGAAAGTGAGGGACAGGAGCATACCCTGCCATCGCCTTATCCTGGCCGCATGTAGCCCCTACTTCCGGGAACTTTACTTCTCTGAGGATGGCAGAGAAGTGGACAAGAAGGAGGTGGTTTTGGAGGATCTGGATCCCGCTGTCATGGAAGGCATTGTAAGCTACATGTACTCGGCAGAGATCGATATCAACGACGACAACGTGCAGGACATCTTGACGGTGGCCAGTCGCTTCCAGATCCCCTCGGTGTTCACGGTTTGTGTGAACTTTCTTCAGCAGAAGCTAACTATGAAGAACTGCCTTGCCATCTACAGGCTGGGCTTGATGATCAACTGCCCCAGACTGGCAATAGCGGCTCGAGATTACATCGCCGACCGTTTCGTGGACGTAGCCAAGGACGAGGACTTTTTGGAACTCGCTCCTCATGAACTCTTTGCTCTTATTGGAGCCGACGCGCTGAATGTGGAGAAGGAAGAAGTTGTGTTTGAGACTCTCATGAGGTGGATCAGGAAGGACAAGGAGAACCGCATCAAATCCTTACCGGAAGCCTTTGATTGCATCCGCTTCCGTTTACTTCCAGACAAGTACTTCAAGGAAAAGGTCGAAAAGGACGAGCTCATCAAAAGCGACCCGGCGCTTgcccaaaaaatgaaagaaatcagGGAAGCATTTGCAGGCAAGTTGCCCGAGAAGAAAAAGAGCGACGGGGAAGGAGAAGAAGCCAAGTTGCCCGGCTACCTAAACGATACCCGAAGATACGGCATGTTCGCAAAAGACTTGGTGCTGATGATCAACGACACGGCTGCGGTGGCCTACGACGGgcaagaaaatgaatgttttttggccGCCATGACAGAGCAAATCCCCCGCAACCATGTGAGTCTGGTGTCAAAGAAGAACAACCTCTACGTGCTTGGAGGACTCTTTGTAGATGACGACAACAAAGAAAACCCGTTGCAGTGTTACTTCTACCAG ATGGACAACATTTCTGGTGGTTGGATTGCATTGCCCCCCATGCCCTCTCCCAGATGTTTGTTTGCCATGGGGGAGTTTGAGAAGCTCATCTTTGCCGTGGCGGGGAAAGACCTGCAGAGCAACGAGTCCCTTGACACCGTTATGTGCTACGACACCGA AAAAATGAAGTGGGCTGAAACCAAAAAGTTTCCACTGAGAATCCACGGACACGCTGTGCTGTCAGAGAATGGGTTGATTTATTGTATCGGTGGGAAAACTGACGATAA CAAGCCATGCAATAAGATGTTTGCGTACAACCACAAGAGGTCTGAGTGGAAAGAGGTGGCCGCCATGAAAACGCCTCGAGCCATGTTCGGAGCGGTCGTCCATAAAGGGAAGATCATTGTGGCTGGAGGAGTCAACGAAGAAGGCCTTACTGCTGCATGTGAAGCTTACGACTTTGCAACCAATAA GTGGTCACCATTCCCAGAGTTTCCCCAAGAGCGGAGCTCAGTCAACTTGGTTAGCTGCGGAGGGCTCCTCTACGCCATTGGAGGTTTCGCCATGGTGCAGAACGACAACAAGGAGTGTGAACCAGTGGAAGCCTTGGACATTTGGCA GTACGAAGAGGACAAGAAGGAGTGGACGGGGATGATCCGCGAGATGCGTTACGCGGCCGGAGCTTCCTGTGCGGCTATGCGTCTGAATGCAGCTCGCATGGCCAAGCTGTAA
- the fastkd1 gene encoding FAST kinase domain-containing protein 1, mitochondrial isoform X2 — translation MFHLRGLGSFFLRRFHKNVPTNRDQILDELRICSSENHIFDVVGKNKAKLTIDHVSSAVKMLWYFQKEKPQFLRTVELVNNHPQFLTLRVLAENKISLMDDFTLVDLLYSFLRLNVEPHDSLIQQLVSESWLRLDKLPMASLSKFAICLSDQHLQQSSLMGHITNIVDQRLSSINDARMDQSNYNNPRRVVQFLRNVKHSHRPLLEKCNQIVLHNVPRLDAENITIFLGLYQSLQFNNCDLRLAAKQQLIELIDSSTDPFSFTKLFATLAPMASKEIQEGLESTAFLLADELSAQQALAIAETLEDIQSRNLSLINKIVSVIQRNLDVYSPMEVGRITQALHLLHYQNPELFSKLQNILLRFLEHSVFPYEVIMLARVLSMLPSPRLEDSVISRVEAVLPQCNFNDLNSISFILAKWVRNDPSQRRGTPGKYMRLLQTLNRCAHDRLQTADRLDLLLEELRYISGEWFEEILLERSMATLQRMSEQITWSNVPDLALFLTKNNYLCVPIMERIAQVVVTDIDKIHDSATYATLLPFSVLNYDSEKADELYNVCIQRFTPHISSFDPHLLVLLAYTLALADYFPEALVKEIFKIDFLGKLDAQLETLPYALNMRTRLRLMELNRAVCLECPEFQVPWFHESYCQRLQKRRNGLISPVQKQIHKLLDEVLGGFNFVQVAAVTPYFYTVDFECILDKQLQPLPGSESTSLQISDEGKFSWGSTSSLLKKDRNELPPGAQRVAINFLDSKSFCKNSHHIKGEVLMKKRHLEILGYRVIQIPHFEWNSMELSTLDAWKEYLKKKIFTDRLT, via the exons ATGTTTCATCTACGGGGTCTCGGTTCCTTCTTTCTAAGGcgctttcataaaaatgtcccCACGAACCGCGACCAGATTCTGGATGAGCTGCGGATCTGCTCAagtgaaaaccacatttttgaCGTGGTGGGGAAAAACAAAGCCAAACTGACCATCGACCACGTGAGCTCGGCCGTGAAGATGCTGTGGTACTTCCAGAAAGAGAAACCGCAGTTTTTGAGAACGGTGGAGCTCGTCAACAATCACCCGCAGTTCCTGACGCTTCGGGTTCTGGCTGAGAACAAAATTTCACTCATGGATGATTTTACATTAGTGGATTTACTTTATAGTTTTCTCAG GCTGAACGTGGAACCCCACGACTCGCTTATTCAGCAGCTGGTTTCAGAAAGCTGGTTAAGATTAGACAA aCTTCCAATGGCATCCCTGTCCAAGTTTGCCATTTGTCTTAGTGATCAGCACCTCCAACAAAGTTCTTTGATGGGCCACATAACCAATATAGTGGATCAGAGGTTATCGTCTATCAACGACGCCAG GATGGATCAGTCCAACTACAACAACCCTCGCAGAGTGGTGCAATTCCTTCGCAACGTCAAGCACAGCCACAGGCCTCTGCTAGAGAAATGCAACCAGATTGTCCTGCACAACGTTCCAAGACTGGACGCGGAGAACATCACCATTTTCTTGGGCTTGTACCAATCCCTGCAATTTAACAACTGTGACTTGAGACTAGCTGCCAAACAACAGCTGATAGAACTGATAGATTCCAGCACAGACCCTTTTTCCTTCACCAAACTTTTTGCCACGCTGGCACCCATGGCGAGTAAGGAGATCCAAGAGGG GTTGGAGAGCACGGCCTTTCTTTTGGCTGATGAGTTGAGCGCACAGCAGGCGTTGGCCATCGCCGAAACACTGGAAGATATTCAGAGCAGGAACCTTAGCCTGATTAACAA aatcGTATCAGTAATCCAAAGAAACCTTGACGTCTACAGCCCAATGGAGGTCGGTAGAATCACGCAAGCTCTTCACCTGCTACATTATCAGAATCCAGAACTTTTCAGCAAATTACAAAACATCTTACTCAG ATTTTTAGAGCACAGCGTCTTTCCTTACGAAGTGATCATGTTGGCCCGTGTGCTGTCCATGCTGCCTTCGCCCCGGCTGGAGGACAGCGTGATCTCACGGGTGGAAGCGGTGTTGCCTCAATGCAACTTCAACGACCTCAACAGCATTTCCTTTATTCTCGCCAAGTGGGTGCGCAACGACCCATCCCAGCGCCGCGGGACGCCCGGAAAATACATGCGTCtgctgcagaccctcaaccgctgCGCCCACGACAGGCTGCAGACGGCCGACCGGCTGGACTTGCTGCTCGAGGAATTGCGATACATTTCCGGGGAGTGGTTTGAGGAAATTCTGCTGGAGCGGAGCATGGCTACGCTGCAGAGGATGAGCGAGCAAATCACCTGGAGCAATGTGCCCGATTTGGCTCTCTTCTTAACCAAGAATAATTATCTCTGCGTACCCATCATGGAGCGGATCGCCCAAGTGGTCGTTACAGACATTGACAAG ATTCACGACTCAGCAACATATGCCACACTGCTCCCCTTTTCTGTCCTCAATTATGATTCTGAAAAAGCAGACGAGCTTTACAATGTTTGCATCCAGCGTTTTACTCCTCATATCA GCTCTTTTGACCCTCATCTACTGGTTCTGCTGGCCTACACTCTGGCGTTAGCAGATTATTTTCCTGAGGCATTGGTCAAAGAAATCTTCAAGATAGATTTTCTGGGAAAGCTTGACGCCCAGCTAGAAA CCCTTCCCTACGCTCTGAATATGCGGACCCGACTACGACTGATGGAGCTGAATCGTGCCGTGTGTTTAGAGTGTCCTGAATTTCAGGTGCCATGGTTTCACGAGAGCTATTGCCAGCGGCTGCAGAAGAGAC GGAATGGGTTGATCAGCCCTGTGCAGAAGCAAATCCACAAATTGTTGGACGAGGTACTTGGTGGTTTTAACTTTGTCCAGGTTGCGGCGGTCACGCCGTATTTTTACACTGTAG ACTTTGAATGCATTCTAGACAAGCAGCTACAGCCATTGCCTGGCAGTGAGTCGACAAGTCTGCAGATCTCAGATGAAGGAAAATTTTCCTGGGGCTCTACTAGTAGTTTACTGAAAAAGGACAGAAATGAGCTCCCACCTGGAGCCCAGCG GGTCGCCATCAACTTCCTTGATTCCAAGTCCTTTTGCAAAAATTCTCATCATATAAAAGGGGAGGTCCTGATGAAGAAAAGGCACCTTGAAATTTTGGGATATCGCGTTATTCAG ATCCCTCATTTTGAATGGAACTCCATGGAGCTTTCAACACTGGATGCCTGGAAGGAATACCTCaagaagaaaatatttacaGATCGTTTGACCTGA
- the ppig gene encoding peptidyl-prolyl cis-trans isomerase G — MGIKVQRPRCFLDIGIGNTLVGRIVIELFTDACPKTCENFRSLCTGEKGLGKGTQKPLHYKGCLFHRIVKDFMIQGGDFSEGNGRGGESIYGGFFEDESFAMKHNKEFLLSMANRGKDTNGSQFFITTKPTPHLDGVHVVFGHVISGQEVVQTMESEKTDPNSRPYAEIKVLNCGELVPKSKAKKRDKKKEQVSSSSSSSSSDSDSSSDSSSDSQESDKESKKKKKRAKKQKKKQKDKKTVEPEIVEEKEQEEVVTSTVRPEEIPAIPENRFLMRLSPVEKKPEEPEKEKETKDERPRDRSAARHNSQSAPYNRRLVMTRSGRKIKGRGPRRYRTPSRSRSRSWDRYRRSETPPHWRLELQRQRMRAVTGERWIKGDKGDMSEDKDEAANIPRSERQTSSSKREQANESKKDKKSRSHRSKSKDESGEKQSKPKEKKRGKSKSRSKSREKSRRSKSRDKRRRSKSKDKRHRHKSGDKKDRSGSKERNMNKKDNKEKKTDHGNEKNKERESDDKKAENPKTSNGEGTRSRSRSKDRNSRERHGSGGRNCEKGGRGASKDKEEKRDKDRERGRERSRSAHRRHGDEKDGKRRRTRSRERRNSAERSKARDSYRSRRSRSKSSRRGRSKDRKDSRRRRHSSSSSGSSSDSDREDRRKRRKSPDSKRRRSRSTSKDRKRADAAKGKRNRSSSSSDSA; from the exons ATGGGGATTAAGGTTCAACGTCCTCGATGCTTCCTTGACATTGGAATTGGAAATACACTCG TCGGCCGAATTGTTATCGAATTGTTTACAGACGCCTGTCCCAAAACATGTGAAAACTTCCGAAGCCTTTGCACGG GTGAGAAAGGACTCGGTAAAGGAACCCAAAAACCTCTTCATTACAAAGGATGCCTCTTCCATCGCATTGTCAAAGACTTCATGATTCAAGGAGGGGACTTCAGTGAAG GCAATGGAAGAGGAGGCGAATCCATCTATGGAGGCTTTTTTGAAG ATGAAAGTTTTGCCATGAAACATAACAAGGAGTTCTTGCTGTCGATGGCCAATAGAGGGAAAGATACAAATGGATCACAGTTTTTCAT AACAACAAAACCAACTCCTCACTTGGATGG GGTTCATGTGGTTTTTGGTCATGTGATTTCTGGTCAAGAGGTCGTCCAAACTATGGAAAGTGAAAAAACAGATCCTAACAGCAGACCGTATGCCGAAATCAAAGTCTTGAACTGCGGGGAACTGGTCCCCAAATCTAAAG CAAAGAAACGTGATAAGAAGAAAGAGCAAGTATCGTCAAGTTCCAGCAGTAGTTCCAGTGACTCTGACAGCTCCTCTGATTCCTCCTCTGACTCTCAAGAATCCGACAAAGagtcaaagaagaagaaaaagagagcTAAAAAGCAGAAAAAGAAACAGAAGGACAAAAAGAC GGTCGAGCCTGAAATCGTCGAAGAGAAAGAACAGGAAGAGGTGGTCACATCCACCGTGCGTCCTGAAGAAATACCCGCCATTCCCGAGAATCGCTTCTTGATGAGACTCTCACCGGTAGAAAAAAAACCAGAGGAGCCCGAGAAGGAGAAAGAGACTAAAGACGAACGGCCTCGAGACAG ATCTGCTGCCAGACACAATTCCCAGTCAGCGCCATATAACCGACGATTGGTGATGACGCGATCCGGCAGGAAGATAAAAGGCAGAGGCCCCAGG AGATACAGAACTCCCTCGCGTTCCCGGTCAAGATCCTGGGATCGCTATCGCCGTAGCGAAACTCCGCCCCACTGGCGTCTGGAGTTGCAGCGTCAGAGGATGAGGGCGGTCACGGGGGAGCGTTGGATTAAGGGAGACAA GGGTGACATGAGTGAGGACAAAGACGAGGCCGCCAACATTCCGAGGAGCGAACGACAGACCTCCAGTTCCAAACGCGAGCAGGCGAACGAGAGTAAAAAAGACAAGAAGTCTCGATCCCATAGGTCCAAAAGTAAAGACGAGTCAGGGGAGAAGCAAAGCAagccaaaagaaaagaaaaggggcAAATCCAAAAGCCGCAGTAAGAGTAGAGAAAAGAGTAGACGGTCTAAGAGCAGAGATAAGAGAAGACGGTCCAAAAGCAAAGACAAGCGTCACAGGCACAAAAGCGGCGACAAGAAAGATCGCTCCGGGAGCAAAGAGAGAAATATGAACAAGAAGGACAACAAAGAGAAGAAAACGGACCACGGCAACGAAAAAAACAAAGAGCGAGAGTCTGACGACAAGAAGGCGGAGAATCCCAAAACGAGCAACGGCGAGGGAACGCGGAGCAGGTCGCGAAGCAAAGACCGAAATTCCAGGGAACGACACGGATCGGGTGGTCGAAACTGCGAGAAGGGCGGGCGCGGGGCCTCCAAGGACAAAGAGGAAAAACGGGACAAGGACCGAGAGAGGGGCAGGGAGCGCAGCAGGAGCGCTCACCGGCGACACGGCGACGAAAAGGACGGCAAAAGGCGGAGGACGCGAAGTCGCGAGCGCAGGAACAGCGCGGAGAGAAGCAAGGCCAGGGATTCGTACAGGAGCCGGCGCTCAAGGAGCAAGAGCAGCCGGAGGGGCCGCAGCAAAGATCGCAAGGACAGCCGGCGGCGGCGAcacagtagcagcagcagtggCAGCAGCTCCGACAGCGATAGAGAAGACAGACGCAAGCGTCGCAAGAGCCCCGATTCCAAACGGAGAAGATCCAGGAGCACTTCCAAAGACAGGAAAAGAGCGGACGCCGCAAAGGGCAAAAGGAATCGCTCAAGCTCCAGTTCGGACAGCGCCTGA
- the fastkd1 gene encoding FAST kinase domain-containing protein 1, mitochondrial isoform X1 has translation MFHLRGLGSFFLRRFHKNVPTNRDQILDELRICSSENHIFDVVGKNKAKLTIDHVSSAVKMLWYFQKEKPQFLRTVELVNNHPQFLTLRVLAENKISLMDDFTLVDLLYSFLRLNVEPHDSLIQQLVSESWLRLDKLPMASLSKFAICLSDQHLQQSSLMGHITNIVDQRLSSINDARILTTLLISVSYLVSPRLRDALLSQAHVLLDRMDQSNYNNPRRVVQFLRNVKHSHRPLLEKCNQIVLHNVPRLDAENITIFLGLYQSLQFNNCDLRLAAKQQLIELIDSSTDPFSFTKLFATLAPMASKEIQEGLESTAFLLADELSAQQALAIAETLEDIQSRNLSLINKIVSVIQRNLDVYSPMEVGRITQALHLLHYQNPELFSKLQNILLRFLEHSVFPYEVIMLARVLSMLPSPRLEDSVISRVEAVLPQCNFNDLNSISFILAKWVRNDPSQRRGTPGKYMRLLQTLNRCAHDRLQTADRLDLLLEELRYISGEWFEEILLERSMATLQRMSEQITWSNVPDLALFLTKNNYLCVPIMERIAQVVVTDIDKIHDSATYATLLPFSVLNYDSEKADELYNVCIQRFTPHISSFDPHLLVLLAYTLALADYFPEALVKEIFKIDFLGKLDAQLETLPYALNMRTRLRLMELNRAVCLECPEFQVPWFHESYCQRLQKRRNGLISPVQKQIHKLLDEVLGGFNFVQVAAVTPYFYTVDFECILDKQLQPLPGSESTSLQISDEGKFSWGSTSSLLKKDRNELPPGAQRVAINFLDSKSFCKNSHHIKGEVLMKKRHLEILGYRVIQIPHFEWNSMELSTLDAWKEYLKKKIFTDRLT, from the exons ATGTTTCATCTACGGGGTCTCGGTTCCTTCTTTCTAAGGcgctttcataaaaatgtcccCACGAACCGCGACCAGATTCTGGATGAGCTGCGGATCTGCTCAagtgaaaaccacatttttgaCGTGGTGGGGAAAAACAAAGCCAAACTGACCATCGACCACGTGAGCTCGGCCGTGAAGATGCTGTGGTACTTCCAGAAAGAGAAACCGCAGTTTTTGAGAACGGTGGAGCTCGTCAACAATCACCCGCAGTTCCTGACGCTTCGGGTTCTGGCTGAGAACAAAATTTCACTCATGGATGATTTTACATTAGTGGATTTACTTTATAGTTTTCTCAG GCTGAACGTGGAACCCCACGACTCGCTTATTCAGCAGCTGGTTTCAGAAAGCTGGTTAAGATTAGACAA aCTTCCAATGGCATCCCTGTCCAAGTTTGCCATTTGTCTTAGTGATCAGCACCTCCAACAAAGTTCTTTGATGGGCCACATAACCAATATAGTGGATCAGAGGTTATCGTCTATCAACGACGCCAG AATCCTAACCACGTTGCTCATTAGCGTCTCCTACCTGGTGTCACCTCGTCTTCGAGACGCCCTCCTTAGCCAAGCGCATGTTTTGCTCGACAGGATGGATCAGTCCAACTACAACAACCCTCGCAGAGTGGTGCAATTCCTTCGCAACGTCAAGCACAGCCACAGGCCTCTGCTAGAGAAATGCAACCAGATTGTCCTGCACAACGTTCCAAGACTGGACGCGGAGAACATCACCATTTTCTTGGGCTTGTACCAATCCCTGCAATTTAACAACTGTGACTTGAGACTAGCTGCCAAACAACAGCTGATAGAACTGATAGATTCCAGCACAGACCCTTTTTCCTTCACCAAACTTTTTGCCACGCTGGCACCCATGGCGAGTAAGGAGATCCAAGAGGG GTTGGAGAGCACGGCCTTTCTTTTGGCTGATGAGTTGAGCGCACAGCAGGCGTTGGCCATCGCCGAAACACTGGAAGATATTCAGAGCAGGAACCTTAGCCTGATTAACAA aatcGTATCAGTAATCCAAAGAAACCTTGACGTCTACAGCCCAATGGAGGTCGGTAGAATCACGCAAGCTCTTCACCTGCTACATTATCAGAATCCAGAACTTTTCAGCAAATTACAAAACATCTTACTCAG ATTTTTAGAGCACAGCGTCTTTCCTTACGAAGTGATCATGTTGGCCCGTGTGCTGTCCATGCTGCCTTCGCCCCGGCTGGAGGACAGCGTGATCTCACGGGTGGAAGCGGTGTTGCCTCAATGCAACTTCAACGACCTCAACAGCATTTCCTTTATTCTCGCCAAGTGGGTGCGCAACGACCCATCCCAGCGCCGCGGGACGCCCGGAAAATACATGCGTCtgctgcagaccctcaaccgctgCGCCCACGACAGGCTGCAGACGGCCGACCGGCTGGACTTGCTGCTCGAGGAATTGCGATACATTTCCGGGGAGTGGTTTGAGGAAATTCTGCTGGAGCGGAGCATGGCTACGCTGCAGAGGATGAGCGAGCAAATCACCTGGAGCAATGTGCCCGATTTGGCTCTCTTCTTAACCAAGAATAATTATCTCTGCGTACCCATCATGGAGCGGATCGCCCAAGTGGTCGTTACAGACATTGACAAG ATTCACGACTCAGCAACATATGCCACACTGCTCCCCTTTTCTGTCCTCAATTATGATTCTGAAAAAGCAGACGAGCTTTACAATGTTTGCATCCAGCGTTTTACTCCTCATATCA GCTCTTTTGACCCTCATCTACTGGTTCTGCTGGCCTACACTCTGGCGTTAGCAGATTATTTTCCTGAGGCATTGGTCAAAGAAATCTTCAAGATAGATTTTCTGGGAAAGCTTGACGCCCAGCTAGAAA CCCTTCCCTACGCTCTGAATATGCGGACCCGACTACGACTGATGGAGCTGAATCGTGCCGTGTGTTTAGAGTGTCCTGAATTTCAGGTGCCATGGTTTCACGAGAGCTATTGCCAGCGGCTGCAGAAGAGAC GGAATGGGTTGATCAGCCCTGTGCAGAAGCAAATCCACAAATTGTTGGACGAGGTACTTGGTGGTTTTAACTTTGTCCAGGTTGCGGCGGTCACGCCGTATTTTTACACTGTAG ACTTTGAATGCATTCTAGACAAGCAGCTACAGCCATTGCCTGGCAGTGAGTCGACAAGTCTGCAGATCTCAGATGAAGGAAAATTTTCCTGGGGCTCTACTAGTAGTTTACTGAAAAAGGACAGAAATGAGCTCCCACCTGGAGCCCAGCG GGTCGCCATCAACTTCCTTGATTCCAAGTCCTTTTGCAAAAATTCTCATCATATAAAAGGGGAGGTCCTGATGAAGAAAAGGCACCTTGAAATTTTGGGATATCGCGTTATTCAG ATCCCTCATTTTGAATGGAACTCCATGGAGCTTTCAACACTGGATGCCTGGAAGGAATACCTCaagaagaaaatatttacaGATCGTTTGACCTGA